The sequence GAACGAAACGCTTTCGCTCGCGGCCCCAAGTCGCAACACGCCCACCGTCGTATCGTGAGTAATGACCCAGACTCCGGCCTACGAGGTGGTCGTCGTCGGCGGCGGCCCGGCGGGACTCACCACCGCGCTCTACGCGACCCGACTCGGCCACCGGACCGCGCTCGTCAACCGCGAGGGCGGGCGATACGAGTGGGTCGCGTCGGTCCACAACCTGCTGGGCGTCTCGGAAGACACGTCCGGCGGCGAGGTCACGGAACTCGGCATCGACCAACTCGAGGAGTACGGCGCGGACTACTACCCCGACGACGTGCGCGAGATAGGGAGTGTCGAACCCGACCAGTCGCCCGACGCGGCCGACTTCGAGAACGAGAGCGACGGGACCCAGTTCTGCGTGACCGGCGAGAACGTGACGCTCCGGGCCGACCGCGTGGTCCTCGCTACGGGGTTCACCGACACGCCGCCCAACGTCCGCAATCTCCGGCAGTTCACCGGTCGGGGACTCCACTACTGTCTGCACTGCGACGCCTACACCCTCGGCGACGAACCCGTCTTCGTCCTCGGGCACGACGACCACGCCGCCGAGATGGCGATGATGCTGTTGAACTTCACCGACGACGTGGACCTCCTGTTGAACGACGAGGAGGCCACGTGGAGCGACGACGCGGCCGCGCAGGTCGAGGCCCACCCGGTCTCGGTCGTGGGCGACCGCGTGGACCACGCGTTCGCCGACCGAGCGTCCGACCGCGCGAGCGACGCCGACCACCGGAACGAGAGCGAGGAGGCCGACCCGTGGCTCGGCGGCTTGGAGTTCGCCGACGGTCACACCCGCGAGTACGGCGGCGGCTTCGCGGTCTACGGCAAGGAGTACAACAACGAACTCGCCGCGGACCTCGGCTGTGACCTGCGCGAGGACGGAGCCATCGCGGTGGACGACGACCGCGAGACCAGCGTCTCCGGGGTCTACGCGGTCGGCGACGTGACCCACGGCCAGAACCAGACGCCCATCTCGCTGGGCGACGGCGCGTACGCCGGTATCGCGCTCCACAAGGACCTGCGCCAGTTCCCCGTCGCGGCCGACGACTTGGACCGCATCGACGACCTCGACGCGCCCGCGATGGCCGACGACCTCCGGGCGCGGATGTGGCGAGTCCGGGAGGCCGACGACCACGCC is a genomic window of Halorussus salinus containing:
- a CDS encoding NAD(P)/FAD-dependent oxidoreductase, with product MTQTPAYEVVVVGGGPAGLTTALYATRLGHRTALVNREGGRYEWVASVHNLLGVSEDTSGGEVTELGIDQLEEYGADYYPDDVREIGSVEPDQSPDAADFENESDGTQFCVTGENVTLRADRVVLATGFTDTPPNVRNLRQFTGRGLHYCLHCDAYTLGDEPVFVLGHDDHAAEMAMMLLNFTDDVDLLLNDEEATWSDDAAAQVEAHPVSVVGDRVDHAFADRASDRASDADHRNESEEADPWLGGLEFADGHTREYGGGFAVYGKEYNNELAADLGCDLREDGAIAVDDDRETSVSGVYAVGDVTHGQNQTPISLGDGAYAGIALHKDLRQFPVAADDLDRIDDLDAPAMADDLRARMWRVREADDHAGMTPEE